From Pseudomonas sp. StFLB209, a single genomic window includes:
- a CDS encoding RNA-guided endonuclease InsQ/TnpB family protein yields the protein MGMHLESTVPSAPNVVFLAHGSRAACNDFQRIHSRIGNARRDYLHKCSTTISQNHAMVCIEDLQVRNMSRSAAGTAEAPGRNVRAKSGLNRAILDQGWFELRRQLDYKLAWRGGWLIAVPPHNTSRTCPCCGHVSAANRQTQALFRCVGCGFEGNADVVGAINVLRAGHARLACEVSAEVMAPAAGTHRSDSGAARCRA from the coding sequence ATGGGCATGCATCTTGAAAGCACCGTGCCGTCGGCGCCTAATGTCGTCTTCCTGGCTCATGGCTCAAGAGCAGCATGTAACGACTTCCAGCGCATTCACTCCCGCATCGGCAATGCCCGCCGCGACTACCTGCACAAGTGCTCGACCACGATCAGCCAAAACCACGCGATGGTGTGTATCGAGGACTTGCAGGTACGAAATATGTCCAGGTCGGCGGCAGGCACGGCCGAGGCGCCGGGAAGAAACGTTCGGGCCAAGTCTGGCCTGAACAGGGCCATCCTCGATCAGGGCTGGTTCGAGCTCCGCCGGCAACTGGACTACAAGCTGGCGTGGCGCGGCGGCTGGCTGATTGCCGTGCCGCCGCACAATACCAGCCGCACGTGCCCGTGTTGCGGCCATGTGTCGGCGGCCAACCGCCAGACGCAAGCGCTGTTCAGGTGCGTGGGATGTGGTTTCGAAGGCAACGCCGATGTGGTTGGCGCGATCAATGTACTAAGGGCGGGACACGCCCGGTTAGCCTGTGAAGTGAGCGCAGAGGTCATGGCGCCAGCAGCAGGAACCCACCGAAGCGACTCGGGGGCGGCTCGATGCCGCGCCTGA
- a CDS encoding transketolase family protein, whose product MSTVKNTTETGKKRLTTSAMIASIAAEGQPTRPAPFGHALAALAAQRPEIVGLSADLSKYTDLHIFAKAFPERFYQMGMAEQLLMSAAAGMAREGCVPFATTYAVFASRRAYDFICMAIAEENLNVKIVCGLPGLTTGYGPSHQATDDLAIFRAMPNLTIVDPCDALEIEQATVAIAEHQGPVYMRLLRGNVPLVLDRYDYKFQLGKAQVIRPGNEVLVIASGLMTMRALEAAEKLQGDGVSVAVLHVPTIKPLDEQTILAECRKPGRLVVTAENHSIIGGLGEAVASVLLRNGVTPTFRQIALPDAFLDAGALPTLHDRYGISTEAVSQQIKAWL is encoded by the coding sequence ATGAGTACCGTCAAGAACACCACCGAGACCGGCAAGAAACGCCTGACCACCTCCGCGATGATCGCCTCGATTGCCGCCGAAGGTCAGCCGACCCGCCCGGCACCCTTTGGTCACGCGCTGGCAGCACTGGCGGCCCAGCGTCCGGAGATCGTCGGCCTGAGCGCCGATTTGTCCAAGTACACCGACCTGCACATCTTCGCCAAGGCGTTCCCGGAGCGCTTCTATCAGATGGGCATGGCCGAGCAACTGCTGATGAGCGCCGCTGCCGGTATGGCTCGCGAAGGCTGCGTGCCGTTCGCTACCACTTATGCGGTGTTCGCTTCGCGGCGCGCCTATGACTTCATCTGCATGGCGATTGCCGAAGAGAACCTCAACGTCAAGATCGTCTGCGGCCTGCCGGGCCTGACCACCGGCTACGGCCCCAGCCACCAGGCCACCGACGACCTGGCGATCTTTCGTGCGATGCCCAACCTGACCATTGTCGACCCCTGCGATGCGCTGGAAATCGAACAGGCCACCGTGGCCATCGCTGAGCATCAGGGGCCGGTGTACATGCGCTTGCTGCGCGGCAATGTGCCGCTGGTGCTGGACCGCTATGATTACAAGTTCCAGCTTGGCAAAGCCCAGGTAATCCGCCCCGGTAACGAAGTGCTGGTGATCGCCTCGGGGTTGATGACCATGCGCGCTCTGGAAGCGGCCGAAAAACTCCAGGGCGATGGCGTCAGCGTGGCGGTCCTGCACGTACCGACCATCAAGCCACTGGATGAGCAGACCATTCTGGCCGAATGCCGCAAACCGGGGCGCCTGGTGGTCACGGCAGAGAACCATTCGATCATCGGCGGCCTGGGCGAGGCAGTGGCCAGCGTACTGCTGCGCAACGGCGTGACGCCGACCTTCCGCCAGATCGCCTTGCCGGATGCCTTCCTCGACGCCGGCGCCTTGCCGACCCTGCATGACCGCTACGGGATTTCCACCGAAGCGGTCAGCCAGCAGATCAAGGCCTGGCTGTAA
- a CDS encoding DUF3144 domain-containing protein, with protein sequence MSQATDNDFYDRADAHINLSNEQLGACDNPGAVSASMMFAATRFNTWVSARGFKSSEEMAQAREQMLKYFCEQYQMMLEDNLDDYINNFDHYMAGQQT encoded by the coding sequence ATGTCACAAGCCACTGACAACGACTTCTATGACCGCGCCGACGCGCATATCAACCTTTCCAACGAACAACTCGGCGCCTGTGACAATCCCGGCGCGGTGAGCGCATCGATGATGTTCGCCGCCACGCGCTTCAACACCTGGGTCAGCGCGCGCGGGTTCAAATCCAGTGAAGAAATGGCCCAGGCCCGCGAGCAAATGCTCAAGTACTTCTGCGAGCAGTACCAGATGATGCTCGAAGACAACCTCGATGATTACATCAATAACTTTGATCACTACATGGCCGGGCAACAGACCTGA
- a CDS encoding nuclear transport factor 2 family protein yields MNTTELIQAYYAAFNAGDMPAFLDLLAEDVVHDINQGERQMGKATFATFMNKMNRCYRERLSDIVVMVNHDGSRAAAEFVVHGEYLADDEGLPPANGQKYVLPAGAFFYIKAGKVARISNYYNLNDWIEQVG; encoded by the coding sequence ATGAACACCACCGAACTGATTCAGGCCTACTACGCCGCTTTTAACGCCGGCGACATGCCTGCTTTTCTGGACCTGCTGGCCGAAGACGTGGTGCATGACATCAATCAGGGCGAGCGGCAGATGGGCAAAGCCACCTTTGCCACGTTCATGAACAAGATGAACCGTTGCTACCGCGAGCGCCTGAGCGACATCGTGGTCATGGTCAACCACGACGGCAGCCGCGCTGCTGCCGAGTTCGTGGTGCACGGTGAGTATCTGGCCGACGACGAAGGCCTGCCACCGGCCAACGGTCAGAAATACGTGTTGCCGGCCGGTGCATTTTTCTACATCAAGGCCGGCAAAGTGGCGCGGATCAGTAACTACTACAACCTCAATGACTGGATCGAACAGGTTGGCTGA
- a CDS encoding hybrid sensor histidine kinase/response regulator, whose protein sequence is MDQTRRPPPPEAPPAAPPVRRGFPADAAERLQLALDAGAIIGTWVWDIPNDCVTADERFARTFGLAAERCAAGIAITEAFSSIHPQDRERVSADIEAAMACGGAFRCEYRVRQDDGCYRWVEANGRAELDPQGQAVRFPGVLMDIESRRAAEAERDRMSALLRTFAAAVPGVVYAKDLEGRLLVANHGATQLIGKPPEFYLGKTDLEVLEDQDQARQVMATDQRIMHGRRVEQIEEQVDMPDGSATFWLSIKAPLLNDDGEVIGLIGSSMDVTARKNAESALLELNRTLEARIGQAIAEREAAEEALRQAQKMEAVGQLTGGIAHDFNNLLAGISGSLDLMKLRLSQGRSADLERYLSVAQGAAQRAAALTHRLLAFSRRQTLVPVHTDVNGLISGMEELIRRTAGPSIKLKVELAAALKTCMVDPAQVENALLNLCINARDAMPSGSGVISIKTFNQVLESGAELDAELVPGTYLTICVADNGVGMSEQTLSKAFEPFFTTKPVGAGTGLGLSMVYGFAKQSGGQVRIQSEQGKGTRVYLQLPGCAAQAEAPGHPPVSDEVPLAGAGQTVLVVDDESSVRLFVSEILGSHGYVVIEAADSLAGLQLLRSDTRIDLLVTDIGLPGGLDGRQMAEAGRKVRPALPVLFMTGYTLPHVLGDSPLTTATAVLTKPFALQALTSSVSALLGARD, encoded by the coding sequence ATGGATCAGACCCGCCGACCGCCACCCCCTGAAGCACCTCCGGCCGCACCGCCGGTAAGGCGCGGATTTCCTGCCGATGCGGCTGAACGCCTGCAATTGGCGCTGGATGCCGGGGCGATTATTGGCACCTGGGTCTGGGACATTCCCAACGACTGTGTAACCGCCGATGAGCGTTTTGCCCGCACATTCGGGCTGGCTGCCGAGCGCTGCGCCGCAGGTATCGCGATTACCGAGGCGTTTTCCTCGATTCATCCGCAGGATCGGGAGCGGGTATCGGCTGACATCGAGGCCGCGATGGCTTGTGGCGGCGCGTTCCGTTGTGAGTATCGGGTCCGCCAGGACGATGGCTGCTATCGCTGGGTCGAGGCCAACGGCCGCGCCGAGCTTGACCCTCAAGGGCAGGCAGTGCGCTTTCCGGGGGTGTTGATGGATATTGAGTCGCGCCGCGCCGCCGAGGCTGAGCGTGACCGGATGTCGGCCTTGTTGCGTACCTTCGCCGCTGCCGTACCTGGGGTGGTGTATGCCAAGGACCTTGAGGGGCGGTTGCTGGTCGCCAACCACGGTGCCACCCAATTGATCGGCAAGCCGCCAGAGTTCTATCTCGGCAAGACTGACCTGGAGGTGCTCGAAGACCAAGACCAGGCGCGACAGGTGATGGCCACCGATCAGCGCATCATGCATGGTCGGCGGGTCGAACAGATCGAAGAGCAGGTCGACATGCCCGATGGCTCGGCGACGTTCTGGCTGTCGATCAAGGCGCCGTTGCTCAATGACGACGGCGAGGTGATCGGCCTGATCGGCTCGTCGATGGATGTCACCGCAAGAAAGAACGCCGAGTCGGCATTGCTGGAACTCAACCGCACGCTTGAGGCGCGCATCGGTCAAGCGATTGCCGAGCGTGAGGCGGCTGAAGAGGCATTGCGTCAGGCCCAGAAAATGGAAGCGGTCGGCCAATTGACCGGTGGCATCGCCCACGATTTCAATAACCTGCTGGCCGGCATCAGCGGCAGCCTGGACTTGATGAAACTGCGCCTGAGTCAGGGGCGCAGCGCCGATCTGGAGCGCTATCTGTCTGTCGCCCAGGGCGCGGCCCAGCGTGCCGCGGCCTTGACCCATCGGTTGCTGGCTTTTTCCCGGCGCCAGACGCTGGTGCCGGTGCACACCGATGTGAACGGGTTGATCAGTGGCATGGAAGAGTTGATTCGACGCACCGCCGGGCCTTCGATCAAGCTCAAGGTCGAGCTGGCAGCCGCCTTGAAGACCTGCATGGTTGACCCTGCGCAGGTGGAGAATGCCCTGCTGAACCTGTGCATCAACGCCCGCGATGCCATGCCGAGCGGTAGCGGCGTCATCTCGATCAAGACCTTCAATCAGGTGCTGGAGTCCGGTGCCGAGCTGGACGCAGAATTGGTGCCGGGTACCTACCTGACCATCTGTGTGGCAGACAACGGGGTCGGGATGAGTGAGCAAACCCTGTCCAAGGCGTTCGAGCCGTTTTTCACCACTAAACCGGTCGGTGCCGGAACGGGCCTCGGCCTGTCGATGGTCTATGGGTTCGCCAAGCAGTCCGGTGGGCAGGTGCGCATCCAGTCAGAGCAGGGCAAGGGCACCCGGGTCTATCTGCAATTGCCCGGCTGCGCCGCCCAGGCCGAGGCGCCAGGTCATCCACCGGTGAGCGATGAAGTGCCGCTGGCCGGTGCCGGCCAGACCGTGCTGGTGGTTGATGATGAGTCCTCGGTACGGCTGTTCGTCAGCGAGATCCTCGGCAGTCATGGGTATGTGGTGATCGAAGCGGCGGACAGCCTCGCCGGCTTGCAGCTGCTGCGCTCTGACACGCGCATCGATTTGCTGGTCACCGACATCGGCCTGCCCGGTGGGCTGGATGGCCGGCAGATGGCCGAAGCCGGGCGTAAGGTTCGACCGGCTTTGCCCGTGCTGTTCATGACCGGCTATACGCTGCCTCATGTGCTGGGTGACAGCCCGCTGACGACGGCCACGGCAGTGCTGACCAAACCCTTTGCCTTGCAGGCACTGACCTCAAGTGTCAGTGCCCTGCTGGGGGCTCGGGACTGA
- a CDS encoding tartrate dehydrogenase: protein MNNKTLRIAAIAGDGIGLEVLPEGVRAVQAAADRYGIALQFEYFEWASCDYYLAHGQMMPDDWREQLSGFDAIFFGAVGWPDKVPDHISLWGSLLKFRREFDQYVNLRPVRLFPGVPCPLAGRQAGEIDFMVVRENTEGEYSSLGGIMFENTANEFVIQESVFTRRGSDRILKYAFELASQRPRKHVTSATKSNGMAISMPYWDKRTEAMASHYPHVSWDKQHIDILCARFVLQPERFDVVVATNLFGDILSDLGPACTGTIGIAPSANLNPERHFPSLFEPVHGSAPDIAGRNIANPVAMIWSGALMLDFLGHRQAHDDILRAIEQVIASGEVTPDLGGTASTQQMGNAVVRALG, encoded by the coding sequence ATGAATAACAAGACTCTGCGCATTGCTGCGATCGCTGGCGACGGCATCGGCCTGGAAGTGCTACCCGAAGGCGTACGCGCGGTACAGGCAGCGGCTGACCGGTATGGTATCGCCCTGCAGTTCGAGTATTTTGAGTGGGCCAGCTGCGATTACTACCTGGCCCACGGCCAGATGATGCCGGACGACTGGCGTGAACAACTGTCCGGCTTCGATGCGATCTTCTTCGGCGCGGTGGGCTGGCCTGACAAAGTCCCGGACCACATTTCGCTGTGGGGCTCGTTGCTCAAGTTCCGCCGCGAGTTCGATCAGTACGTCAACTTGCGCCCGGTGCGCTTGTTCCCCGGTGTCCCCTGCCCGCTGGCTGGTCGCCAGGCCGGTGAGATCGACTTCATGGTGGTGCGCGAGAACACCGAGGGCGAGTATTCATCGCTGGGCGGCATCATGTTCGAAAACACCGCTAACGAGTTCGTTATCCAGGAATCGGTGTTCACCCGCCGCGGCAGCGATCGCATTCTCAAGTACGCCTTCGAGCTGGCCAGCCAGCGACCGCGCAAACACGTCACCTCAGCGACCAAGTCAAACGGCATGGCGATCAGCATGCCGTACTGGGACAAACGCACTGAAGCCATGGCCAGCCATTATCCCCACGTCAGCTGGGACAAACAGCATATCGACATCCTCTGCGCACGCTTTGTGCTGCAACCGGAGCGCTTCGATGTGGTGGTAGCCACCAACCTGTTCGGTGACATCCTCAGCGACCTGGGCCCCGCGTGCACCGGCACCATCGGCATCGCACCATCGGCCAACCTCAACCCGGAGCGCCATTTCCCGTCGCTGTTCGAACCGGTACATGGCTCGGCCCCAGACATTGCCGGGCGCAACATTGCCAACCCGGTGGCGATGATCTGGTCCGGCGCATTGATGCTCGATTTCCTGGGCCACCGTCAGGCTCATGACGATATCCTGCGGGCCATCGAACAGGTAATCGCCAGCGGCGAAGTGACCCCGGACCTGGGCGGCACGGCCTCGACCCAGCAGATGGGCAATGCCGTGGTGCGGGCACTGGGCTGA
- a CDS encoding carbon-nitrogen hydrolase family protein → MIKVAACQYHIDLLQSWEAYAAHLTELCEAAAGQGAQLLLLPEYAGLVLSGQLPAAQRSDLHASIADIQPLLPRWLELCESLARRLNVYLQPGSVAVLDEDGQYRNRAWLFGPHGCLGSQDKLMMTRFEREQWNISAGSGLKVFDTALGKLGILICYDNEFPLLARSLAEAGADLILAPSCTDTEAGFFRVRIGAQARALENQIAVLQAPTVGLAPWSPALDENIGRAALYVPSDYGMPANGVIAESEALCPSASQWLICELDLDEVRRLRDHGQVFTRKDWPRQFERDL, encoded by the coding sequence ATGATCAAGGTTGCTGCCTGCCAGTACCATATTGACCTGCTGCAAAGCTGGGAGGCCTACGCCGCCCACCTCACTGAACTCTGCGAAGCAGCAGCCGGGCAGGGCGCGCAATTGCTACTGCTGCCCGAGTACGCCGGGCTGGTGTTGTCCGGGCAATTACCCGCTGCGCAACGCAGCGACCTGCATGCCTCGATCGCTGACATCCAGCCGCTATTACCACGCTGGCTGGAACTGTGCGAAAGCCTCGCCCGGCGCCTGAATGTCTACCTGCAACCGGGCAGCGTGGCGGTGCTGGACGAGGACGGCCAGTACCGCAATCGTGCCTGGCTGTTCGGCCCGCACGGTTGCCTGGGCAGCCAGGACAAACTGATGATGACCCGCTTCGAGCGCGAACAATGGAACATCAGCGCCGGCTCGGGCCTTAAGGTGTTCGATACCGCACTGGGCAAGCTCGGCATCCTGATCTGCTATGACAACGAATTCCCGCTGCTGGCGCGTAGCCTGGCCGAAGCCGGTGCCGACCTGATCCTGGCGCCGAGCTGCACCGACACCGAAGCGGGCTTTTTTCGGGTGCGCATCGGCGCCCAGGCGCGGGCGCTGGAGAACCAGATCGCGGTACTGCAAGCACCCACCGTCGGCCTGGCGCCCTGGTCGCCGGCGCTTGATGAAAACATCGGCCGCGCAGCGTTGTACGTGCCGTCCGATTACGGCATGCCGGCCAATGGCGTGATTGCCGAGAGCGAGGCGTTGTGTCCGTCGGCGAGCCAGTGGCTGATCTGTGAGCTGGATCTGGATGAGGTGCGGCGCTTGCGCGACCATGGACAGGTGTTTACCCGCAAAGACTGGCCACGGCAGTTTGAGAGAGACCTGTGA
- a CDS encoding GNAT family N-acetyltransferase, whose protein sequence is MSSLYLRNATPADARRCYEIEIGAYEGDEAATLEKIATRIAQYPEGFLIAETEGQIIGFINCGCAQVVQMSDEAFKELVGHSSDAPNVVIMSVVVDPLHQGKGYALQLMNEFIGRMRAMHKQTIHLMCKDRHVGLYEHMGYRYVQPSASDHGGMAWHEMIMVL, encoded by the coding sequence ATGTCCAGCCTGTATTTGCGTAACGCCACGCCCGCCGACGCCCGCCGCTGCTACGAGATCGAAATCGGCGCCTACGAAGGCGACGAAGCTGCCACTCTGGAAAAGATCGCCACGCGTATCGCCCAATACCCCGAGGGTTTTCTGATTGCGGAAACTGAGGGCCAGATCATTGGCTTCATCAACTGTGGTTGTGCTCAGGTGGTGCAGATGTCCGACGAAGCCTTCAAAGAGCTGGTCGGCCACAGCAGTGATGCGCCTAACGTGGTCATCATGTCAGTGGTCGTTGATCCGTTGCATCAGGGCAAAGGCTACGCCCTGCAATTGATGAACGAGTTCATCGGCCGCATGCGCGCCATGCATAAACAGACCATCCACCTGATGTGCAAGGACCGTCATGTCGGCCTTTATGAGCATATGGGGTATCGCTATGTGCAGCCTTCGGCATCCGATCATGGCGGCATGGCCTGGCATGAAATGATCATGGTGCTGTAA
- a CDS encoding GNAT family N-acetyltransferase → MDIQLLKGPQLEPCIEELAQLRISVFREFPYLYDGDLAYEAGYLSIYLRSPDSVCVLVRDQGQVVGASTGLPLADETEQFQRPFVAAGWNTGQIFYCAESVVLPGWRGRGLGVRFFQEREAHARQLGRFEWCAFCAVQRPQDHPRRPTGYQPLDAFWTRRGYRHHPELHTEYHWRDLDEAEESGKSMSFWLKELV, encoded by the coding sequence ATGGACATTCAATTGCTCAAAGGGCCGCAGCTAGAGCCCTGCATCGAAGAGCTGGCGCAACTGCGCATCAGCGTATTTCGCGAGTTTCCGTACCTGTATGACGGCGACCTGGCTTACGAGGCCGGGTACCTGTCGATCTACCTGCGCAGCCCCGACAGTGTCTGCGTACTGGTGCGTGACCAGGGGCAGGTAGTCGGCGCGTCGACGGGCTTGCCGCTGGCGGATGAGACCGAGCAGTTTCAGCGGCCGTTCGTGGCGGCGGGCTGGAACACCGGGCAGATTTTCTACTGCGCCGAGTCGGTGGTGTTGCCGGGCTGGCGCGGTCGCGGCCTGGGGGTGCGGTTCTTCCAGGAGCGCGAAGCCCACGCCCGGCAGCTGGGGCGGTTTGAGTGGTGCGCGTTTTGCGCTGTGCAGCGTCCGCAGGATCACCCCCGGCGCCCGACCGGCTATCAGCCGTTGGACGCTTTCTGGACCCGGCGTGGCTACCGCCATCACCCTGAGCTGCACACTGAATATCACTGGCGCGACCTGGATGAAGCCGAGGAGTCGGGCAAATCCATGTCGTTCTGGTTGAAGGAGCTTGTCTGA
- a CDS encoding GAF domain-containing protein, with translation MHQPVPPVQYTPPGLDWLELQAINEVEGLSNVLQLVLLLTGLKFAAIGKFNEENWVAYIVNDEMHLGLEPGSTIPNEVAICTKVMQEHTPLIMPRISDDPAYRSHPNVIKFGLQAYISMPIFLINGEFFGTLCATAPYPADVLGNEKTLDSMKLFSRLSGQLLSLNPAHLA, from the coding sequence ATGCATCAACCTGTACCTCCTGTGCAGTACACCCCACCGGGCCTCGACTGGCTTGAACTGCAGGCGATCAACGAAGTGGAGGGCCTGAGCAATGTATTGCAACTGGTGCTCTTGCTCACCGGCCTGAAGTTTGCCGCGATTGGCAAGTTCAATGAGGAAAACTGGGTCGCCTATATCGTTAACGATGAAATGCACCTGGGCCTGGAGCCCGGTTCCACCATCCCAAACGAAGTTGCCATCTGCACTAAGGTGATGCAGGAGCATACCCCGCTGATCATGCCACGCATCAGCGACGACCCGGCTTACCGCTCGCACCCCAATGTCATCAAATTCGGCCTGCAAGCGTATATATCGATGCCGATCTTCCTTATCAACGGCGAGTTCTTCGGCACTTTGTGCGCGACCGCGCCCTATCCCGCCGATGTCCTGGGCAACGAAAAAACCCTGGACTCGATGAAACTGTTTTCGCGCCTCAGTGGCCAGCTGCTGTCGCTCAATCCCGCCCACCTTGCCTAG
- a CDS encoding transketolase — MSANLSSAPATSLGERAHNIRRHALRMGQVQGQGYVGQALGAADLLAVAYFHAMNLRPAEPEWEGRDRFYLSIGHYAIALYAALIEAQIIPLDELETYGADDSRLPMSGMAAYTPGMEITGGSLGHGLGIAVGACLGLKRKNSASFVYNLLSDGELNEGSTWEAVMSASHWKLDNLIAIVDVNNQQADGHSSEVLAFEPIVDRWQAFGWFTQRVDGNDLDALVQAFDAARQHPGAQPRVIICDTRMGKGVPFLESREKTHFIRVDEHEWDIALQNLDAGSNV, encoded by the coding sequence ATGAGCGCTAACCTGTCATCCGCACCTGCTACAAGCCTGGGCGAACGTGCCCACAATATTCGCCGCCATGCCCTGCGCATGGGTCAGGTCCAGGGTCAGGGCTATGTCGGCCAGGCCCTTGGCGCCGCCGACCTGCTGGCCGTGGCCTACTTCCACGCCATGAACCTGCGCCCGGCCGAGCCGGAGTGGGAAGGCCGCGACCGCTTCTACCTGTCCATCGGTCATTACGCGATTGCCCTGTATGCGGCATTGATCGAGGCGCAAATCATCCCGCTGGACGAGCTGGAAACCTACGGCGCCGACGACAGCCGGCTGCCGATGTCGGGCATGGCCGCCTACACGCCGGGCATGGAGATCACCGGCGGCTCGCTGGGCCATGGCCTGGGCATCGCGGTGGGTGCCTGCCTGGGGCTGAAACGCAAGAACAGTGCGTCGTTCGTCTACAACCTGCTGTCGGACGGCGAACTCAACGAGGGTTCGACCTGGGAAGCGGTGATGTCCGCCTCGCACTGGAAACTCGACAACCTGATCGCCATCGTCGACGTCAATAACCAGCAGGCCGACGGCCACTCCAGTGAAGTGCTGGCCTTTGAGCCTATTGTCGACCGTTGGCAGGCATTCGGCTGGTTCACCCAGCGCGTCGATGGCAACGACCTCGACGCGCTGGTCCAGGCGTTCGATGCCGCCCGCCAGCACCCTGGTGCGCAGCCACGGGTGATCATTTGTGACACCCGGATGGGCAAGGGCGTGCCGTTTCTGGAAAGCCGCGAGAAGACCCATTTCATCCGGGTCGATGAACACGAATGGGATATTGCACTGCAGAATCTGGACGCCGGGAGCAACGTATGA
- a CDS encoding LysR substrate-binding domain-containing protein, which yields MNNLPALDDLNVFVHVARRASFIAAASELGMSPAYVSKRIKLLEQGMGVQLLHRSTRQVSITEDGERVYDWARTILESVQQMSEEVAVRHAEPSGVLRVISSQGFGRRLVAPALSELAARYRQLDIRLDIQDRLVDLIDEGVDLDIRVGDQIAPHLRARHLARNWRVLCASPTYLERQGTPGSLAELTNHDCLLIKERDRPFGIWHLQGPQGAQTVKVTGSLSTNHGEIARQWCLDGRGILLRSMWDVQADLEAGRLLQVLPGYRQDADIWAVYTSPLINSAKVRVTVEFLREYLARKLGG from the coding sequence GTGAATAATCTGCCCGCACTTGATGACCTGAACGTGTTTGTCCATGTTGCCCGGCGCGCCAGCTTTATAGCGGCAGCCAGTGAACTGGGCATGTCGCCAGCCTATGTAAGCAAGCGCATCAAGCTGCTGGAGCAGGGCATGGGCGTGCAATTGCTGCATCGCTCGACACGTCAGGTGTCGATCACCGAGGATGGCGAACGGGTCTATGACTGGGCCAGGACTATTCTTGAGTCGGTGCAGCAGATGAGTGAAGAGGTCGCTGTCCGGCACGCAGAGCCCAGTGGCGTGCTGCGGGTGATCAGTAGCCAAGGCTTTGGCCGGCGGCTGGTGGCCCCGGCGTTGTCGGAACTGGCGGCGCGCTATCGGCAACTGGATATTCGCCTGGACATCCAGGATCGTTTGGTGGACCTGATCGATGAGGGGGTGGACCTGGACATTCGCGTTGGCGACCAGATTGCCCCGCACCTGCGTGCCCGGCATCTGGCTCGTAACTGGCGGGTGCTGTGCGCCAGCCCGACCTACCTGGAGCGTCAAGGCACGCCGGGCAGCCTGGCAGAATTGACCAACCATGACTGCCTGCTGATCAAAGAGCGCGACCGACCGTTCGGGATCTGGCATCTGCAAGGCCCGCAAGGCGCGCAAACCGTCAAGGTCACTGGCAGCCTGTCCACCAACCACGGCGAAATCGCCCGCCAATGGTGCCTGGATGGCCGCGGTATCCTGCTGCGCTCAATGTGGGATGTGCAGGCCGATCTGGAAGCCGGCCGGTTGCTGCAGGTATTGCCGGGCTACCGGCAGGATGCTGATATCTGGGCGGTGTATACCTCGCCACTGATCAACTCGGCCAAGGTCAGGGTCACGGTTGAGTTTCTGCGCGAATACCTGGCGCGCAAGCTTGGCGGCTAA
- a CDS encoding TSUP family transporter — protein MVAGGVLGVPLGVLLLHQVDPVWFRLLVGIVLVLWCPLMLFSAHLPRLAGNSRRADAGVGLVGGIMGGLGGLSGPAPALWAVLNNWDRATQRSVIQGFNLAMQASTMLTYLLSGTVTAQALGLFAVVVLAVLVPTLLGVRLYRGMSDQLFRRLVLGLLALSGWLLIGQSLPDVLAGGSA, from the coding sequence ATGGTTGCCGGCGGCGTGCTTGGCGTGCCGTTGGGCGTGCTGTTGCTGCATCAGGTCGATCCCGTGTGGTTTCGGCTGTTGGTCGGGATTGTGCTGGTGCTGTGGTGCCCGTTGATGCTGTTCTCGGCGCACTTGCCACGCCTGGCTGGCAATAGCCGCCGTGCTGATGCCGGTGTTGGGCTGGTCGGCGGCATCATGGGCGGGCTGGGGGGCTTGAGTGGTCCGGCCCCGGCATTGTGGGCCGTGCTCAACAACTGGGACCGGGCTACCCAGCGCTCAGTGATTCAGGGCTTTAATCTGGCGATGCAGGCCAGCACGATGCTCACTTATCTGCTGAGCGGTACAGTGACCGCCCAGGCGCTGGGGCTGTTTGCGGTGGTGGTGCTGGCGGTGCTGGTGCCGACGCTGCTGGGCGTGCGTTTGTACCGGGGGATGAGCGACCAGCTTTTTCGCCGTCTGGTGCTGGGTTTGCTGGCCTTGTCAGGCTGGTTATTGATCGGCCAGTCGCTGCCCGACGTTCTGGCTGGCGGATCCGCCTAG